One stretch of Chryseobacterium fluminis DNA includes these proteins:
- a CDS encoding helix-turn-helix domain-containing protein — translation MESPAEILPGVIFYSYLSSERKEKSCIWNHHTLVMQVSGQMVVETSEQNISISAGEVLLIHKNQLGTLTKTPEPGGYYETIVISLQENLMRKIALEEKIEANTKYTESSNRILPDNEFLKGYFQSIVPYARSSGAEMTDEMGLLKVKEGIKLMLLAVPELRNFLFDFSEPYKIDLERFMLSNYQFNVPVEKFAQLTGRSLSGFKRDFQKTFGMPPRKWLQDKRLNEAKHLMETKKMKPSSIYLDLGFENLSHFSYAFKKKFGKAPTLGF, via the coding sequence ATGGAAAGTCCAGCAGAAATTCTTCCCGGCGTTATATTTTACTCTTACCTTTCATCAGAAAGGAAGGAAAAATCATGCATCTGGAACCATCATACCCTGGTCATGCAGGTTTCCGGTCAGATGGTTGTAGAAACCTCGGAGCAGAATATAAGCATCTCTGCCGGCGAAGTATTGCTGATCCATAAAAATCAGCTTGGCACCCTTACCAAAACCCCTGAACCCGGCGGATATTATGAAACGATCGTCATCTCTCTGCAAGAGAATCTTATGCGCAAGATCGCTCTGGAAGAAAAGATCGAGGCCAATACAAAATATACCGAATCTTCAAACCGCATTCTACCGGATAACGAGTTTCTGAAAGGGTACTTTCAATCTATTGTTCCCTATGCCCGAAGCTCTGGTGCTGAAATGACCGATGAGATGGGACTTCTGAAAGTAAAGGAAGGCATTAAATTAATGTTGCTTGCCGTTCCCGAACTCCGGAATTTTCTGTTCGATTTTTCAGAGCCTTATAAAATAGATCTCGAAAGATTTATGCTCAGCAATTACCAGTTCAATGTTCCGGTAGAAAAATTCGCCCAGTTAACCGGAAGAAGCCTTTCAGGGTTTAAAAGGGATTTTCAGAAAACCTTTGGGATGCCGCCGCGCAAATGGCTGCAGGACAAAAGACTGAATGAGGCAAAGCATCTTATGGAAACTAAAAAGATGAAACCATCTTCTATCTACCTCGACCTGGGTTTTGAAAACCTGTCCCATTTCTCCTATGCGTTCAAGAAGAAATTCGGGAAAGCACCGACTTTAGGTTTTTAA
- a CDS encoding helix-turn-helix domain-containing protein — translation MKSTQHHPHKFLSLSEFHKMFGLPKPEHPLVSLVHLEDMTIPAEALSDHLVLDFYKIAYKDTIGSAKYGQHHYDFGEGGLVFTAPGQLFEKPKNHKSKGILILLHPDFLLSYPLAKKIRQYGFFSYSTDEALQVSEKEKETLFSVFKIIDEELKSRTDDFSHDVVISQIELLLNYSSRYYKRQFITFKAVNDHLIEKFEEVLDFYFKNDEELQNGMPTVQNLADHLNVSASYLSDMLRSLTGLNTQQHIHNRFIEAAKEILSTTDLSVSEIAYQLGFEYPQSFTRLFKSKTSQTPLEFRQSFS, via the coding sequence ATGAAAAGCACCCAACATCATCCCCATAAATTTCTGTCATTATCTGAATTTCACAAAATGTTCGGATTACCTAAGCCAGAACATCCCCTGGTCAGTTTGGTTCATCTGGAAGATATGACGATTCCTGCGGAAGCGCTATCGGATCATCTGGTATTGGATTTTTACAAAATCGCCTATAAAGATACGATCGGAAGTGCCAAATATGGACAGCATCATTATGATTTTGGTGAAGGCGGTCTGGTATTTACGGCTCCGGGACAGCTTTTTGAAAAGCCTAAGAATCATAAAAGCAAAGGCATCCTTATCCTGCTTCATCCTGATTTTCTCCTTTCCTATCCGCTGGCAAAGAAGATCAGGCAATACGGATTTTTTTCCTATTCCACGGACGAAGCGCTGCAGGTATCAGAAAAAGAGAAAGAGACTCTGTTTTCTGTATTTAAGATTATTGATGAGGAGCTTAAAAGCAGAACAGATGACTTCAGCCACGATGTTGTGATCTCGCAGATCGAGCTTCTTCTGAATTACAGCAGCCGGTATTATAAACGACAATTTATTACGTTTAAAGCGGTCAATGACCATCTGATCGAGAAGTTTGAAGAAGTGCTGGACTTTTATTTTAAGAATGATGAAGAATTGCAGAACGGAATGCCAACGGTCCAGAACCTGGCCGACCACTTAAATGTTTCCGCAAGTTACCTGAGTGATATGCTGCGCTCTTTGACAGGGCTCAATACACAGCAGCACATCCACAACAGGTTCATTGAAGCCGCCAAAGAAATATTGTCCACGACTGATCTGTCCGTTTCTGAAATTGCCTATCAGCTGGGATTTGAGTATCCGCAGTCCTTCACCCGGTTGTTTAAAAGTAAGACCAGCCAGACCCCATTGGAATTCAGGCAGTCATTTAGCTAA
- a CDS encoding SDR family oxidoreductase has translation MKTAFITGANKGIGFETARQLLENGYFVFIGSRNIENGESAVQQLKSEGFENTEAIQLDVTDAASVEEARSKIGTKTDVLDVLINNAGINGGMPQAALQAPVEAFQKVMDTNLYGVIRVTQILMDLLRKSEEPRIVNVSSSGCSLTLHSDPDWIYYGHKAAVYTASKAAMNMYTINLAYELRDTSFKVNAVCPGFVATDFNDHRGTGTVEEGGKRIAKYAMITEDGPTGKFISEEYNPETGETPW, from the coding sequence ATGAAAACAGCATTTATAACAGGGGCCAACAAAGGAATAGGATTTGAGACGGCCAGACAGCTTTTAGAAAACGGATATTTTGTCTTTATAGGAAGCCGGAATATTGAAAACGGGGAATCTGCCGTACAGCAACTTAAAAGCGAAGGTTTTGAAAATACGGAAGCCATTCAGCTTGATGTGACGGACGCTGCGTCAGTAGAAGAAGCAAGATCGAAGATCGGAACTAAAACCGATGTACTGGATGTGCTGATCAACAACGCAGGAATTAACGGTGGAATGCCACAAGCTGCCCTGCAGGCACCGGTAGAAGCTTTTCAGAAGGTGATGGATACCAATCTGTACGGGGTGATCAGGGTGACGCAGATATTGATGGATCTCCTCCGGAAATCTGAGGAGCCGAGGATTGTCAATGTCTCTTCCAGCGGCTGCTCACTCACGCTGCATTCTGATCCGGACTGGATCTATTACGGTCACAAAGCTGCCGTATATACGGCTTCAAAAGCTGCGATGAATATGTATACGATCAATCTCGCCTACGAACTCCGCGACACTTCATTTAAAGTGAATGCCGTATGTCCGGGATTTGTTGCTACGGATTTCAATGATCACAGAGGTACCGGAACGGTGGAAGAGGGCGGAAAAAGAATTGCAAAATACGCCATGATCACTGAAGACGGTCCCACCGGAAAATTCATCAGTGAGGAATATAATCCCGAAACCGGTGAAACACCTTGGTAA
- a CDS encoding SDR family oxidoreductase: MKITLTGSLGNIGKPLTQLLVSAGHQVTVISSKEERVSEIESFGAVAAVGSIQDAEFLTAIFKDADAVYLMEAWEGIGSIFDKEIDFLAEFKRIARNYVTAVQQSGVKKIIHLSSIGAHSDQGTGSLSVHYNVEQILRTLPEEVSIKFMRPVGFFSNIYRWLPTIKSQNAIIQSYGGDRKEPWVSPYDIAATIADEMEKPFTGKTVHYVASDEVSPDEIATALGNATGNPDLEWKVISGEVLLDQMLSAGVNGWIAEGMIAMQKAQGDGSLYEDFYVNKPTLGKIKLEDFAREFSQIYNKK; the protein is encoded by the coding sequence ATGAAAATAACATTAACAGGTTCTCTTGGGAACATCGGAAAACCACTCACTCAGTTATTGGTATCGGCCGGACATCAGGTAACGGTAATCAGCAGTAAAGAAGAAAGAGTTTCAGAAATAGAATCCTTCGGTGCAGTTGCGGCCGTAGGAAGCATTCAGGATGCTGAATTTTTAACGGCGATATTTAAAGATGCTGATGCCGTTTATCTGATGGAGGCCTGGGAAGGCATCGGAAGTATTTTTGATAAAGAAATTGATTTCCTGGCTGAATTTAAAAGAATTGCCCGAAATTATGTAACCGCTGTTCAGCAGTCCGGCGTCAAAAAGATTATCCACTTAAGCAGTATCGGGGCACACTCTGATCAAGGTACCGGAAGTCTTTCGGTCCATTATAATGTCGAGCAGATCTTACGGACACTTCCTGAAGAGGTGTCCATAAAATTCATGCGTCCCGTAGGTTTTTTCAGCAATATTTACCGTTGGCTTCCGACCATAAAGTCTCAGAATGCAATTATTCAGAGCTACGGGGGCGACCGGAAAGAACCATGGGTGTCACCTTATGATATTGCAGCAACAATTGCAGACGAAATGGAAAAACCCTTCACCGGGAAAACAGTTCATTATGTCGCAAGCGATGAGGTATCTCCTGATGAAATTGCTACTGCTTTAGGAAACGCAACCGGCAATCCGGATCTGGAATGGAAAGTAATCTCCGGTGAAGTATTATTAGATCAGATGCTTTCTGCAGGCGTTAACGGGTGGATTGCCGAAGGAATGATTGCCATGCAAAAAGCCCAGGGAGACGGTAGCCTGTACGAGGATTTTTACGTCAATAAACCTACGCTCGGAAAAATAAAATTAGAAGATTTCGCAAGAGAATTTTCCCAAATCTATAACAAAAAATAA
- a CDS encoding SMI1/KNR4 family protein: protein MTLSEIESEYGFTYPEIYKQLEQDGMLDVGEYSPAWSDTVFPRLKENPTLLLFSYDFELLNTEAVSEAIEELTDPDDYRQIKPEFRFVPFAQSGGGDHFCFSLNEKDGDHIPVVLVWHDSNEVNYLARNLQDYIFRALLTDMSDQDIYNKVSDEEFKNNFNRSLKTHTKYLTEKQTAILQNVLSRDIIDYETELPKGRKEKHRGLLTDIELNKILSETIGFDKLDSTFAYAD from the coding sequence ATGACACTGAGTGAAATAGAAAGCGAATACGGATTTACATATCCTGAAATTTACAAGCAACTGGAACAGGATGGAATGCTTGATGTCGGAGAATACAGCCCGGCATGGTCCGATACGGTTTTTCCCAGGCTGAAGGAAAATCCTACACTTTTACTGTTCAGCTATGATTTTGAATTACTCAATACGGAAGCAGTGAGTGAAGCGATTGAAGAACTGACTGATCCTGATGATTACAGGCAGATTAAGCCTGAATTCAGGTTTGTTCCGTTTGCGCAAAGCGGTGGAGGCGACCATTTCTGCTTTTCCCTGAATGAAAAAGACGGTGACCATATTCCTGTGGTATTGGTTTGGCATGACAGCAACGAAGTAAATTATCTTGCCAGGAACCTGCAGGACTATATTTTCAGAGCTTTACTTACCGATATGTCGGACCAGGATATTTATAATAAGGTTAGTGACGAAGAATTTAAAAATAATTTTAACCGTAGTCTGAAAACCCATACAAAATATCTGACCGAAAAGCAGACCGCTATTTTGCAGAATGTACTTTCAAGAGATATTATTGACTATGAGACTGAACTGCCAAAGGGTAGAAAAGAGAAACACAGAGGACTGCTGACGGACATCGAATTAAATAAAATATTATCGGAAACAATTGGATTTGACAAATTAGATTCAACATTCGCATATGCTGATTGA
- a CDS encoding DUF2911 domain-containing protein, with protein MKTILRSATVLVAAMTMSVNAFAQDTKKPASPAATATGKIKDATVTIAYSSPSVKDRKIWGDLVPYNKVWRAGANEATTFETDKDITVQGKKLPAGKYSFFLMPKESGTWTAIFNKEPKQWGAYKYEEGKDALRVDVKTKALKAKQETLIYKVNSNGFTMDWDQISVPVEIK; from the coding sequence ATGAAAACAATCCTTAGATCTGCTACCGTCCTTGTTGCTGCAATGACGATGTCTGTAAACGCTTTTGCACAGGACACGAAAAAACCTGCCAGCCCTGCGGCTACGGCTACAGGAAAAATTAAAGATGCAACGGTTACCATAGCCTACAGCAGCCCTTCTGTAAAAGATCGTAAAATCTGGGGCGATTTGGTGCCTTATAATAAGGTTTGGCGTGCGGGTGCCAATGAGGCCACTACCTTTGAAACAGATAAAGACATTACCGTTCAGGGTAAAAAACTGCCTGCGGGTAAATACAGCTTTTTCTTAATGCCAAAAGAAAGCGGAACGTGGACTGCGATTTTTAATAAAGAGCCAAAACAGTGGGGCGCTTATAAATACGAAGAAGGAAAAGATGCTCTGCGCGTAGATGTAAAAACAAAAGCGTTAAAAGCGAAACAGGAAACTTTAATATATAAAGTAAACAGTAACGGATTCACTATGGACTGGGATCAAATCTCGGTTCCCGTGGAGATCAAATAA
- a CDS encoding sodium:solute symporter, with product MSTIDWTVLIFTLVAVVVYGVFIGRGQKSNESYLKADNKMPWYIVLIGIMATQASAITFLSAPGQAYTDGMRFVQYYFGLPLAMIVICITFIPIFQRLNVYTAYEYLENRFDKKTRVLTSLLFLFSRGLSTGISIYAPSIILSSVLNWNIYLTNVLTGGILLIYTYVGGAKAIAHTQKLQFLIILGTMAFAGYLLIENMPNGIGFTDALYLAGKSGKLNVITTEFDWKDKYNIWSGLIGGFFLALSYFGTDQSQVGRYITAKDNTNAKMGLLLNGLVKIPMQFAILLIGALLFAFFSLKPAPIYFNERSYQYLKDTQPQQAAVFEKEHQHLQVKFNAESKEILKLKETHSPQLKKAVQDFKNTQTEVKALHGRVEEAINHSSYNAEKTDTNYIFLYFVKNTLPAGMIGLLFAVIFLASWGSISAALNSLAACSLKDVHLIFRKEIPDDETELKFSRLHTLAWGLFSIGVAMFATQMGSLIEAVNVLGSLFYGPILGIFLVAFYYKKINGSNVFIAAILSEMTVIAVYQLDIVSFLWLNVIGAAAVIIFSAIGLLFYRSKAVNS from the coding sequence ATGAGTACAATAGACTGGACTGTTCTTATTTTTACCCTTGTTGCAGTGGTGGTATACGGCGTATTCATCGGTCGTGGCCAGAAAAGCAACGAATCTTACCTGAAGGCCGATAATAAAATGCCCTGGTACATTGTGCTTATCGGAATTATGGCTACACAGGCCAGTGCCATTACCTTTCTTTCGGCACCGGGCCAGGCGTATACCGACGGGATGCGATTCGTTCAGTATTATTTCGGTCTGCCTCTGGCAATGATCGTAATCTGTATCACATTCATTCCTATTTTTCAGCGCTTAAATGTTTATACCGCCTATGAGTATCTGGAAAACCGGTTTGATAAAAAAACAAGGGTACTCACTTCACTTCTTTTTCTTTTCTCCAGAGGCCTGTCAACAGGAATCAGCATCTACGCTCCGAGCATTATCCTGTCGAGCGTTTTAAACTGGAATATTTATTTAACCAATGTTTTAACAGGAGGCATTCTGCTGATCTATACCTATGTCGGCGGTGCAAAGGCAATCGCTCATACCCAGAAATTACAGTTTCTCATTATCCTGGGAACCATGGCTTTTGCCGGGTACCTGCTCATTGAAAATATGCCGAACGGAATCGGTTTTACAGACGCGCTATATCTGGCGGGAAAATCCGGAAAGCTTAATGTCATCACTACAGAATTCGACTGGAAAGATAAATACAATATCTGGAGCGGGCTGATCGGCGGTTTTTTTCTGGCATTATCTTACTTCGGGACCGACCAGAGCCAGGTCGGAAGGTATATTACGGCGAAAGACAATACCAACGCCAAAATGGGACTGCTGCTGAACGGACTGGTTAAAATTCCGATGCAGTTTGCGATTCTTCTCATCGGTGCCCTGCTTTTCGCATTCTTCTCCCTGAAACCGGCTCCGATTTATTTTAATGAACGTTCTTATCAATATCTAAAGGACACACAACCCCAGCAGGCTGCGGTTTTCGAGAAAGAACATCAGCATTTACAGGTAAAATTTAATGCAGAGTCGAAAGAGATTTTAAAGCTGAAGGAAACGCATTCCCCACAACTCAAAAAAGCGGTGCAGGATTTTAAAAATACACAGACTGAGGTAAAAGCACTTCACGGAAGAGTAGAGGAAGCGATCAATCATTCCAGCTATAATGCGGAGAAAACGGATACCAATTATATTTTCCTGTACTTTGTGAAAAATACCCTGCCTGCAGGCATGATCGGTTTACTGTTTGCCGTCATTTTCCTCGCCAGCTGGGGTTCCATTTCCGCAGCGCTGAATTCCCTGGCCGCCTGTTCCCTGAAAGACGTCCATCTGATATTCCGAAAAGAAATTCCTGATGATGAAACGGAACTGAAGTTCAGCCGGCTGCACACTTTAGCATGGGGCTTATTCTCAATCGGTGTCGCCATGTTTGCCACGCAGATGGGTTCCCTTATCGAAGCGGTGAATGTTTTAGGATCTCTTTTCTACGGTCCGATACTGGGGATTTTCCTGGTTGCCTTTTATTATAAGAAAATCAACGGCTCTAATGTATTTATTGCTGCCATTTTATCAGAAATGACTGTTATTGCCGTGTATCAGCTCGATATTGTTTCTTTTCTGTGGCTCAATGTCATCGGGGCAGCGGCAGTCATTATATTTTCGGCCATCGGGTTGCTGTTTTATAGATCGAAAGCAGTAAATTCGTGA
- a CDS encoding PIG-L family deacetylase, whose product MFKKVIIVLILGFYPASGSAQQVRPSKSSDIYRDLKTLKHLPKVLYLAAHPDDENTGLLSWLINDQNVETGYLSLTRGDGGQNLLGTEQGAALGLIRTHELLEARKLDGAQQFFTRAIDFGFSKNTTDTFKQWDADSITADVVWVIRQFRPDVIICRFPPTSAAGHGQHAASAVIAEKAFKLAGDKTAFPDQLKYVNAWQPKRVLWNTFRFGAVNTTAENQLKVTVGQYDAQLGMGYGELAGLSRSLHKSQGAGTQSVAGIRTEYFSHVAGEPAKTTLFDGIVKTWTTRGHADIDQSLDKIISDFSFNDPERSLPALLALRKKIMALQDADLKSDKIKSLDRIILSCAGFMGEAVTGQAEAIAGDHLNFRLNVISRATHPVVLENVKWLNQSESFNRKLSRDSLITIDHKIQIPADAALTEPYWLAKPATNAATFSVPSDTLIGLPEAESPLNVLLGLRIGSEKFEVQLPLSFKKLDPVRGDVVEALRIVPALELKFTQPLYLAKENEDLHLSLNVKINSDKQFNKGILDLTYKGERLGGSELKSINGKDFTVDCIIPKNKLAAINSTRVQLDADFVADGVPYHKKQVLIQYPHLPSLQYFAPAAVTVMKGDIQAKVKKVGYIEGAGDFVPEFLRIAGIQVEVLKDEDFYGNPDGSAGNSSRNKLSQYDAIVLGIRANNTEKKLGRWMPFLWSYVKDGGNLVMQYNTNQDATVDQLGMYNFSIANKRVTEENSAVTILNPNHKLLNDPNRITAEDFKGWVQERGAYFPVQWDGAYEPLFEMHDTGEEPLRGSTLYARYGKGNFIYTPLAFFRQLPAGNVGAARLFLNFLSAQKN is encoded by the coding sequence ATGTTTAAAAAAGTAATCATTGTACTGATCCTTGGCTTTTATCCGGCTTCCGGTTCGGCCCAGCAGGTCCGGCCTTCCAAATCATCTGACATTTACCGCGACCTTAAAACCCTGAAACACCTGCCTAAAGTTTTATACCTGGCAGCCCATCCCGATGATGAAAATACGGGATTGCTCTCGTGGTTAATCAACGACCAGAATGTGGAAACGGGCTATCTTTCTTTAACCAGAGGCGATGGCGGGCAGAATTTATTGGGAACAGAGCAGGGGGCAGCCTTGGGTTTAATCAGGACGCATGAACTTTTGGAGGCCAGAAAATTAGACGGTGCCCAACAGTTTTTTACCCGCGCGATTGATTTCGGATTCTCTAAAAATACGACCGATACTTTTAAACAATGGGATGCCGACAGCATTACAGCAGATGTTGTTTGGGTAATCCGTCAGTTCCGTCCGGATGTGATCATCTGTCGTTTTCCTCCGACTTCGGCGGCAGGACATGGACAGCATGCGGCTTCGGCAGTGATCGCAGAAAAAGCTTTTAAGCTGGCAGGCGATAAAACGGCATTCCCAGATCAGCTGAAATATGTTAATGCCTGGCAGCCCAAACGTGTGCTGTGGAATACTTTCCGGTTTGGTGCGGTGAATACCACGGCTGAAAATCAACTGAAAGTTACCGTCGGGCAATATGATGCGCAACTGGGAATGGGCTATGGCGAACTGGCGGGATTAAGCAGAAGCTTACATAAGAGCCAGGGTGCAGGCACACAGTCTGTAGCCGGTATCAGAACCGAGTATTTTTCGCATGTCGCTGGTGAGCCTGCAAAGACAACCCTTTTTGACGGGATTGTTAAAACGTGGACAACACGAGGACACGCGGACATCGATCAGTCATTGGATAAGATTATTTCCGATTTCAGTTTCAATGATCCGGAACGTAGCTTACCTGCTTTGCTTGCTTTACGGAAGAAGATAATGGCGCTACAGGATGCAGACCTCAAAAGTGATAAAATAAAATCTCTAGACCGCATTATTTTAAGCTGTGCGGGATTTATGGGCGAGGCGGTTACCGGTCAGGCTGAAGCAATTGCCGGGGATCATCTCAATTTCAGACTCAATGTAATTTCGAGGGCGACACATCCTGTCGTTTTAGAAAATGTAAAATGGTTAAATCAATCAGAAAGCTTCAACAGAAAACTGTCAAGAGATTCTTTAATTACCATAGATCATAAAATTCAGATTCCAGCGGATGCAGCACTTACCGAACCGTACTGGCTGGCAAAACCGGCCACGAACGCGGCCACCTTTTCTGTTCCGAGTGATACTTTAATCGGTTTACCGGAGGCAGAGTCACCCCTGAATGTATTGCTTGGTTTAAGAATCGGTTCGGAAAAGTTTGAGGTTCAGCTTCCTTTGTCGTTTAAAAAATTAGACCCGGTGCGCGGTGATGTAGTGGAAGCCCTGCGCATTGTTCCTGCATTGGAACTGAAATTTACACAGCCACTTTACCTGGCCAAAGAAAATGAAGATTTACATTTAAGTTTAAATGTCAAGATTAATTCTGATAAACAGTTCAATAAAGGTATTTTAGACCTGACGTACAAAGGGGAGCGGTTAGGCGGCAGTGAATTAAAATCTATTAATGGAAAAGATTTTACGGTCGACTGTATAATTCCGAAAAATAAGCTTGCCGCAATCAATTCAACCCGTGTACAACTGGATGCCGACTTTGTTGCAGATGGTGTACCATATCATAAAAAACAGGTGCTTATTCAGTACCCGCATTTACCCTCTTTACAATACTTCGCACCTGCAGCGGTCACCGTGATGAAAGGTGATATTCAGGCGAAGGTAAAAAAAGTGGGGTATATAGAAGGAGCGGGTGATTTCGTTCCTGAATTTCTGCGCATTGCCGGGATACAGGTAGAGGTTCTGAAAGATGAAGATTTCTATGGCAACCCTGATGGATCTGCCGGAAACAGCAGCCGGAATAAGCTGTCACAGTATGATGCCATCGTATTGGGAATCCGTGCCAATAATACGGAGAAAAAGCTGGGCCGCTGGATGCCTTTTTTATGGTCTTACGTAAAAGACGGTGGGAATCTGGTGATGCAGTATAATACCAACCAGGATGCAACGGTGGACCAATTGGGAATGTATAACTTCAGCATTGCGAACAAACGGGTTACCGAAGAAAATTCGGCGGTTACAATCTTAAATCCCAATCATAAATTACTGAACGATCCGAACAGAATTACGGCGGAAGATTTTAAGGGCTGGGTGCAGGAGCGTGGTGCCTATTTCCCGGTTCAGTGGGATGGCGCGTATGAGCCGCTGTTTGAAATGCACGATACAGGCGAGGAGCCTCTCCGGGGATCTACTTTATACGCCAGGTACGGCAAAGGGAATTTTATCTATACCCCATTGGCATTTTTCAGACAGCTGCCTGCGGGGAATGTCGGGGCGGCCCGTTTATTTTTAAACTTTTTATCTGCACAGAAGAACTGA
- a CDS encoding helix-turn-helix domain-containing protein: protein MYKWEIEELKFQIGKLIQLYRLKRGLSQFQLGNELNISSNHVGRIERAETNPTIESLVTFCNFLEIDLLHLFTKLNEKEVKKIESEIDQLQKEFKNQNKRKS, encoded by the coding sequence ATGTATAAATGGGAAATAGAAGAATTAAAATTTCAAATTGGAAAGCTTATTCAACTATATAGGCTTAAAAGAGGACTTTCACAGTTTCAGCTTGGAAATGAGCTTAATATCTCAAGTAACCATGTTGGTAGAATTGAAAGAGCAGAAACAAATCCAACTATTGAAAGCCTTGTTACATTTTGTAATTTTCTTGAAATTGATCTCTTACATTTATTTACGAAACTCAATGAAAAAGAGGTCAAAAAGATTGAAAGTGAAATTGATCAGCTACAGAAAGAATTCAAAAATCAAAATAAGAGAAAATCCTGA
- a CDS encoding helix-turn-helix domain-containing protein, translating to MMKTNRTKIEGTDFSKLTGEQLADAFVFPADKVLSMKEKKEEEEFWAARRNQFENRTHKQKMYSRLLQLKFQLEDYINSNQYEEAFSFGFFLNEYVSRQDKKDKDFAVEVDVKPAVLSQYINNHRNPTDEFIIRLELHSNGMIPAISWFKVMQKDKEHEIMTSQKLRNEESKHVKNRLGFAY from the coding sequence ATGATGAAGACCAACAGAACGAAAATTGAGGGAACTGATTTTTCAAAGTTAACTGGTGAACAACTTGCAGATGCTTTTGTGTTCCCTGCGGATAAAGTTTTGAGCATGAAGGAGAAAAAAGAAGAGGAGGAATTTTGGGCAGCACGTCGGAACCAATTTGAAAATCGCACGCATAAGCAAAAAATGTATTCAAGATTGTTACAGCTCAAGTTTCAATTGGAAGATTATATAAATAGCAACCAATATGAGGAAGCATTTAGTTTTGGATTTTTTTTAAATGAGTACGTTAGCAGACAGGATAAAAAAGATAAGGACTTTGCTGTTGAAGTGGATGTAAAGCCCGCTGTACTGAGTCAATATATTAACAATCATCGAAATCCGACAGATGAGTTTATCATCAGGCTGGAATTACATTCCAACGGGATGATTCCTGCAATAAGTTGGTTCAAGGTCATGCAGAAAGATAAAGAACATGAGATCATGACAAGTCAGAAATTAAGAAATGAAGAAAGCAAGCATGTTAAAAACAGACTTGGATTTGCTTATTAG